From Pseudomonas arsenicoxydans:
TACCCGGAAATTTCTTGATAAAACGGGAGCGCCGGATTGGCCCCATAAAGAGGCTGATCGTGATCTTCTACATGAAGAGGGCGATTGTGCCACTACGTGTTATCGTTATAATGCGGTATCACGATTGCTCTACCAGATCGATGCTGAACATAATACTCAATCATTTGAATATACGGTTGACGCACAGCTTGCCGGGATAAAAGTAAAAATAGGAATGGATGGGCAAGAAAAAGATCTGTTAGTAGATGTTCGTTACAATGCCTTCAATAAAGTTGAACGGCAAACATTCGCTAATGGGCTTGTGTGTTCTGCTGTGCACTCTTCTGTCGATGAAAGACTGGAGGAGTTAAAGGTGCAGTTTTCGGGGAAACCACTTCTGCAGCATTTGATTTACTGCTATGACCCTGTTGGCAATATTGTGTCAATTGAGGATAAGGCTTTGCCTGTTCGTTATTTTCGCAACCAAAAGATAGAGCCGGTAAGGACTTTTCATTACGACACTCTTTATCAGTTGATTTATGCCACTGGCTGGCAAGTAGTCGGAGGAAGAGTCGGGCCGTATTTGCCAGAGTTTCAATCACCGGCGGACCCAGGTCAGCTGGAAAATTATACTGAGACCTTTGGCTACGATTGTAGTGGAAATCTCATTACCCAAATTCATTGCTCCGCGCTTGGTAGCCGTACCCAGCGCATGAAAGTGTCGAAATACAGTAATCGTGCCCTCGTGCAAAAGAGCAACGGTGAATTGCCTACGGAAGCTGAAATTGCTGCGGGGTATGACCTGAACGGTAATAAGCGGTTGCTGTTGTCCGGACAGGACCTATTTTGGGATGAGCGAAATCTTCTGCAGCGAGTCGATCAAGTCGTACGCCCAGGCATGCCGAACGATGCCGAGATCTATATTTATGACTATGTCGGAAAAAGACAACGAAAAATTCGCACAAATTTGGTCGGTCGTTTGGTCCGTAGCCATGAGGTCCGCTATTTGCGAGGGCTGGAAATTCGCACCGATAATGAGGAAGAACTGCATGTTATCAATATGAATTCAGAGTTATGCAATGTTCGTGTGCTGCACCGGATGGATCGACGGCAAAAAATCAATACTATTAGTTACCGCTATACGTTGACCGATCAAATCGGTTCATGCTGCTTGGAAATGGATGATCTCGGGGAAGTTGTAAGTGAAGAGGTCTTTTATTCTTACGGCTGTACGGCGTGGTGGGCGGGAAGCGATAAAGTTAAGGCGAATGATAAGACGAGGCGCTATTCCGGTAAGGAGTTAGATGCGACCGGATTGTATTATTACGGTTTTAGGTATTATGTACCTTGGTGGAATCGATGGCTGAGTCCAGACCCTGCGGGTGTGGTAGATGGCTTGAATTTATATTGTATGGCGGGTAATAGTCCTGTCACCTTCTTTGATAAGGCCGGGCTTAATAATACGAATGTTAATGCTGGAGGCAAGGATAATTACGCCGAGTTGGTTTCTACCTTTGAACAGGGGGATATTTTGTTTGGGTTACGTGATCCTCGGGATCTTGCGCTGAAAGAGTTGGAAAAAGCAGGATTCAAAGAGTTTTCAAGGTTGCCACTTTGGAAGGAAGGTATCCCTTGGTTGTTATGGCAAAAAAAACGGAATGTATTGAAACAAAATGATTTGACCGATGCGGCGTTTGGTCCGACTGTAACGGCAGGTGTGTACAATTCTAATGAGCAAATAAAAGCGGAGCTAGTGGATGCTGAACGTGGGGTTGCTTACAAGGAGTTCGCAATGACTAATAGGTATTTTCAAAAAGATGAGAAAGGGGTCGGTAATTTCTTCGAGATAAACGTTCCGATGTGGCGCCGTTCGAGTAAGGCTGGGTTGGAGTTTCAAATTTTTGAACGCGACAAGAAGGTCCTATTCGCTATTGATGGTTTGATTGATACTCTGGACGATATTGTCTCGAAAAAGCCGGGTGCTGGTACCAGTGTTACTGCTTCAGAAATCAGGTATGTGTACAGGCGCAAAGATACGCCTGAAGTTAAAAATAATGTGAAATTTTTTGTGGCGAATCGAGAAGTGCCACAAGATGAGTTTTTCAACCTGCCAGCTTGGAAGAATTACCGTCCCCACCAAACGTTCAGCAAGATCGTTGTTCCGCGTCGTTCACAAGCGAGCAGGCATTAAGGGTGGTCATCTGCTTTCGGGGCGGTCTCCAATCCTTTTAGCAATCTCGCTCGGTTCCTGCTCTCCGTCCAGTAATGACGGAGAGCAGGTTTGTACGAAGGCGTTTGTCGGTTTACTGCAGATCAGCCTTTGCGAACCCGCAAGCAGCGCCACAACGCTGCCACCATCAACACGCTCACCAGCGCCCAACCCCAGGCCTGCTGGTTCTGCAGGCCTTCACGGAACAGCTGCGGCGCGATGCCTGCACCGACAATGAAGGTCAGTAGCGCGATTTCACGACGCGGCACGCTCACCGGGCGGCACAGGTAAACCAGTGCCGGAAGGATGAAGGCAACACTAGGGAAGCTGCGATAACGCGGATCGAACACCAACTCCAGCATCATCACCGCCGCCGCAAACCCTGCGGCAGCGACCAGCCATCCAGCGCGACGCTCCAGCGCATTGAACGCGCGCTCACGCCAGCCAGTGCGGGCACTCAGGGTCAGCGCGGCATGGGCCAGCACGAGCAGGTTCAAACCGGTCAGCAACGCCACCCATAACCATTCACTGGCGAAGCGCGTGGTGACACGGGCCAGATCACCCCAGGCGCCAATCGAACAGGCAGCCAGGGCACCGAACAGTGGCAATACCAGCGCGGCGCGAGTGCTGCGTACGCGCCCGCCCAGCATCAGCGTGGCGAGAAAGATCAAGCCGCCGACTGCCAGCCACTGCGACCAGTACGGCACGTTCGACACCGGACCGGCCAGCACGCCCTTGTCCTGACGATCGGCATCGAACAGACCCCAATAGCCGCCGACAGCACCTTCGCTTGCGCGTTTCCATGGCTGGTCAAAGGCTTCGATGAGGTTGTAATGCCAGCCTTGCTGCTCGGCCATGATCACAAAGTTGCGAATGAACTTGGCTTCATTGACCCGGCTCGGCAGGGCGGTTTCGCGCTGACGGCCTTCGCTCGGCCAGCCGGTTTCGCCAATCATCACGTCCTTGGGCGCAAATTTGTTACCGAACACCTGGCGGACTTCGGCCACATGCTGTAGCGCAGCGTCGATGTTCGAAGGATCATCTTCCCAGTACGGCAACAGATGGATGGTCAGGAAATCCACCGCCGGGGCGACTTCCGGGTGCTTGAGCCAGAATTCCCAGACGTCCGCATAAGTGACCGGTTGCTTGACCTGACTCTTGACCTTGTTGATCAGCTTGGCCAGTTGCGCCCCAGTGACTTCCTTACGCAGCAAGGTTTCGTTGCCGACGATGACCGAGGTCACCACGTCCGCGTTGGCATTGGCCGAGGCGATCAGCAGGTCGACTTCTTTCTCGGTATCCACCGGGTTGCTGTTGACCCAGGCGCCGATCATCAACTTCAGTCCATGCTTGCGCGCCAGGTCGGGCAGGGCCTCAAGACCGGTCATGGAATAGGTGCGGATGCATTCGAAGCTTTTGGCCAGCAGCGCGAGGTCGGCGTCCATGCGCTCGGGGCGCAATTTGAACGGCTGATCGAAGGGCGACTGGTCCTTGTCGAACGGGGTGTAGGAGGCGCATTGCAGCTTGTGCGTCGCGCTGGCCACGTCCGGCAAGATGACCGGTTTGCCGAGGCCGTACCAGAAGCCGCCGAGGGCAAACAGCCCCAGCAGACAAGCAAATAGATAGGCGAGGAAAGGAAAGCGGGATGTCGCGGGCATGATCAGGCCGTCTGGGAACAAAGCCGCGCATGTTACCTGCATTTGCCCTGCGCTTGGTGCCCTGCATGATTTTGACATGCAAAGTTCGGGCGGATTGGCCGGTACGCTTTCTGTGCTCTAGATTAATGGCTATCTGATGTCGTTTCTCGATGGCTTGAGGTCGCTGACAGAGCAGGTCGTCGTTGTCGTCAGGTTGATTATCGAGGCGTCAGTACTCCACTGATGTTCGAGCGAGTTTGCGGTGGGCGTGATGGGGGCGCTGTGCACCATAACAATACGTTGACGCGACTCGGCATCCGTCGAGCGCAGCACTTTCGGGGAAGTAACGATGAAGATGCGACGACTCTTGGGCGCAGGCGCCGCTTTGGTCCTGGCGATCAGTTCTACTATAGCCAGCGCCGAAGCCAAAGAAGTGACTATTGGTTATGTCGACGGCTGGTCGGACAGTGTTGCCACGACCAACGTGGCTGCTGAAGTGATCAGGCAGAAACTCGGTTATGACGTGAAACTGCAAGCAGTCGCCACCGGGATCATGTGGCAGGGCGTGGCCACTGGCAAACTCGATGCCATGATGTCTGCGTGGCTGCCTGTGACCCATGGTGAATACTGGACCAAGAACAAGGACCAGGTTGTCGATTACGGTCCGAACTTCA
This genomic window contains:
- a CDS encoding RHS repeat-associated core domain-containing protein yields the protein MHTRTPRLSVIDPRALTVRTVDYHRETALAPLDKRVTYQVYDSSGRKTDLFDPRLFKLLETEPTISANIKTVFSLSGKELLTASVDAGYRLHLPGPAGQNCDSWDSKFTHTHVEYDDLIRPVTESVRIWGESERVSAYFSYAGNDSAFVERNQCGQLIRHDDSAGTMMFRAFSLKGELLECTRKFLDKTGAPDWPHKEADRDLLHEEGDCATTCYRYNAVSRLLYQIDAEHNTQSFEYTVDAQLAGIKVKIGMDGQEKDLLVDVRYNAFNKVERQTFANGLVCSAVHSSVDERLEELKVQFSGKPLLQHLIYCYDPVGNIVSIEDKALPVRYFRNQKIEPVRTFHYDTLYQLIYATGWQVVGGRVGPYLPEFQSPADPGQLENYTETFGYDCSGNLITQIHCSALGSRTQRMKVSKYSNRALVQKSNGELPTEAEIAAGYDLNGNKRLLLSGQDLFWDERNLLQRVDQVVRPGMPNDAEIYIYDYVGKRQRKIRTNLVGRLVRSHEVRYLRGLEIRTDNEEELHVINMNSELCNVRVLHRMDRRQKINTISYRYTLTDQIGSCCLEMDDLGEVVSEEVFYSYGCTAWWAGSDKVKANDKTRRYSGKELDATGLYYYGFRYYVPWWNRWLSPDPAGVVDGLNLYCMAGNSPVTFFDKAGLNNTNVNAGGKDNYAELVSTFEQGDILFGLRDPRDLALKELEKAGFKEFSRLPLWKEGIPWLLWQKKRNVLKQNDLTDAAFGPTVTAGVYNSNEQIKAELVDAERGVAYKEFAMTNRYFQKDEKGVGNFFEINVPMWRRSSKAGLEFQIFERDKKVLFAIDGLIDTLDDIVSKKPGAGTSVTASEIRYVYRRKDTPEVKNNVKFFVANREVPQDEFFNLPAWKNYRPHQTFSKIVVPRRSQASRH
- a CDS encoding glycoside hydrolase family 17 protein, which produces MQVTCAALFPDGLIMPATSRFPFLAYLFACLLGLFALGGFWYGLGKPVILPDVASATHKLQCASYTPFDKDQSPFDQPFKLRPERMDADLALLAKSFECIRTYSMTGLEALPDLARKHGLKLMIGAWVNSNPVDTEKEVDLLIASANANADVVTSVIVGNETLLRKEVTGAQLAKLINKVKSQVKQPVTYADVWEFWLKHPEVAPAVDFLTIHLLPYWEDDPSNIDAALQHVAEVRQVFGNKFAPKDVMIGETGWPSEGRQRETALPSRVNEAKFIRNFVIMAEQQGWHYNLIEAFDQPWKRASEGAVGGYWGLFDADRQDKGVLAGPVSNVPYWSQWLAVGGLIFLATLMLGGRVRSTRAALVLPLFGALAACSIGAWGDLARVTTRFASEWLWVALLTGLNLLVLAHAALTLSARTGWRERAFNALERRAGWLVAAAGFAAAVMMLELVFDPRYRSFPSVAFILPALVYLCRPVSVPRREIALLTFIVGAGIAPQLFREGLQNQQAWGWALVSVLMVAALWRCLRVRKG